The Diospyros lotus cultivar Yz01 chromosome 15, ASM1463336v1, whole genome shotgun sequence genome has a window encoding:
- the LOC127791942 gene encoding nudix hydrolase 2-like isoform X6 yields MLVDYVVNASLYTLKLSKALVKFMAALCSSSLVEKIELFDGSEDAYGGVVVEMKKPMDSELFASVLRASLLQWTQQGKKGVWIKLPIEVAHLVEPTIKQGFRYHHAEPSYLMLVRWIPKTNDTFPPNASHRVGIGAFVMNDAGEVLVVHEKSGKFKGTGVWKFPTGVVEEGEELHEAAIREVKEEAGIEAEFLEVLAFRQSLKSFFGKSDLFFVCMLKPLSLNIQKQDLEIEAAKWIPLEEYIAQPFIQKHEQFKLIANICLEKTRNKYTGFTTVPTTSAFSPKRNQLYLHKKDLNSLN; encoded by the exons ATGCTAGTTGATTACGTCGTCAACGCAAGTTTGTATACTCTTAAATTGAGCAAAGCCTTGGTCAA ATTCATGGCGGCTTTGTGTAGTTCTTCGTTGGTTGAGAAGATTGAATTGTTTGATGGATCTGAGGATGCATATGGGGGAGTTGTTGTTGAAATGAAGAAACCCATGGATTCTGAGCTCTTTGCCTCTGTGCTTAGAGCTTCATTATTGCAGTGGACTCAGCAG GGAAAGAAGGGCGTTTGGATCAAATTGCCAATAGAAGTTGCACATCTTGTTGAGCCTACAATTAAG CAAGGATTTAGGTATCATCATGCTGAACCATCTTACTTGATGCTTGTGAGATGGATTCCCAAAACTAATGACACTTTTCCTCCAAATGCTTCGCATCGAGTGGGCATTGGCGCTTTCGTGATGAACGACGCGGGAGAG GTTCTCGTTGTCCACGAAAAAAGTGGCAAATTTAAAGGCACGGGCGTATGGAAGTTCCCTACAGGTGTAGTTGAAGAG GGTGAGGAACTCCATGAGGCTGCAATTAGAGAAGTGAAAGAAGAGGCAGGA ATTGAGGCAGAATTTCTTGAAGTTCTTGCGTTCAG GCAAAGCCTCAAATCGTTCTTCGGGAAGTCAGATTTGTTCTTCGTCTGCATGCTCAAACCTCTCTCGCTCAATATCCAGAAACAAGACTTAGAGATTGAAGCAGCAAAA TGGATTCCCCTTGAAGAATACATTGCACAACCGTTTATACAGAAACACGAGCAATTCAAGCTCATTGCCAACATCTGCTTGGAGAAGACGAGGAACAAATACACTGGCTTCACTACAGTGCCCACGACCTCAGCCTTCTCCCCCAAAAGAAACCAACTCTACCTCCACAAGAAGGATCTCAACTCTCTAAATTAG